One part of the Tachyglossus aculeatus isolate mTacAcu1 chromosome 26, mTacAcu1.pri, whole genome shotgun sequence genome encodes these proteins:
- the ACSBG1 gene encoding long-chain-fatty-acid--CoA ligase ACSBG1, whose protein sequence is MPDSEENLKKKALDESLVNTQENVDTSGLHKQQRISKESLNHALENLYVEKAKSEDELSPESLWTTSADGLVKLRMDHTCSHTPITVHQMFKEAVEKYSSLNALGSKRNGMWEKVTYSQYYLLSRKAAKSFLQLGLERIHSVAILGFNSPEWFISAVGTVFAGGIVTGIYTTSSPEACQYIAQDCRANVILVDTQKQLEKIMKIWKNLPHLKAVVMYRESMPEKIPNVYTMDEFMELGTEIPDSTLDDIIDSQKPNQCCVLIYTSGTTGSPKGVMLSQDNITWTAKFGSRAGDIQPAEVQQEVVVSYLPLSHIAAQIYDLWTGIQWGAQICFAEPDALKGSLVNTLREIEPTSHMGVPRVWEKIMERIKEVSSQSGFIKRKMMLWAMSVTLERNLSCSSNDLKPFMMRLADYLVLAKIRNALGFANCQKNFYGAAPMTTETLHFFLGLNIRLYAGYGLSESSGPHFMSSPYNYKMYSSGKVVPGCKVKLVNQDADGIGEICLWGRTIFMGYLNMEEKTKEAVDEDGWLHTGDLGKLDKDGFLYITGRLKELIITAGGENVPPVPIEEAVKIELPIISNAMLIGDQKKFLSMLLTLKCTLDPDTSDPTDILTEQAVEFCQKIGSRATRVSEIVGGKDGAVYQAIQEGIERVNMNAAAHAYYIQKWTILERDFSISGGEFGPTMKLKRLAVLDKYKDEIDSFYREPKN, encoded by the exons AGTCTTTGTGGACGACTTCTGCAGATGGGCTGGTCAAGCTGCGGATGGACCACACCTGCTCCCACACCCCCATCACCGTCCACCAGATGTTCAAAGAGGCGGTGGAGAAGTACAGCTCTCTGAATGCCCTGGGCAGCAAGCGCAATGGCATGTGGGAAAAAGTCACCTATTCCCAGTACTACCTGCTCTCCCGGAAAGCCGCCAAGAGCTTCTTGCAG CTCGGGCTGGAGCGAATCCACAGCGTCGCCATCCTCGGCTTCAACTCCCCGGAGTGGTTCATCTCAGCAGTGGGCACCGTGTTCGCTGG TGGGATTGTCACAGGGATCTACACCACCAGCTCTCCAGAGGCCTGTCAGTACATCGCTCAGGACTGTCGAGCCAATGTCATTCTGGTGGACACGCAGAAGCAGCTGGAGAAGATAATGAAG ATCTGGAAAAACTTACCACACTTGAAGGCGGTTGTGATGTACAGGGAGTCAATGCCAGAGAAAATTCCAAATGTGTACACG ATGGACGAATTCATGGAGCTGGGGACCGAGATCCCAGATTCTACCCTGGATGACATCATCGACTCCCAAAAGCCCAATCAGTGCTGTGTGCTCATCTACACATCGGGTACCACTGGCAGTCCCAAAGGCGTGATGCTGAGCCAGGACAAT atTACTTGGACCGCAAAATTTGGCAGCCGCGCCGGGGACATCCAGCCCGCCGAGGTTCAGCAGGAGGTCGTGGTCAGTTACCTGCCCCTCAGCCACATAGCAGCCCAGATCTATGACCTGTGGACGGGCATCCAGTGGGGAGCGCAAATCTGCTTTGCCGAGCCTGACGCGCTGAAG GGAAGCCTGGTGAATACACTGAGAGAAATTGAGCCCACCTCACACATGGGAGTGCCCAGGGTGTGGGAGAAAATCATGGAACGGATCAAAGAGGTGTCTTCCCAGTCTGGATTCATCAAGAGGAAAATGATGCTGTGGGCCATGTCCGTGACCTTAGAAAGAAACCTCAGCTGCTCCAGCAA TGACCTGAAGCCTTTCATGATGAGATTAGCGGATTATTTGGTCCTGGCCAAGATCCGCAATGCCTTGGGTTTTGCCAATTGCCAGAAGAACTTCTACGGGGCGGCCCCGATGACCACGGAGACACTGCACTTCTTTCTCGGCCTGAACATCCGCCTGTATGCCGGCTACGGGCTCAGCGAATCCTCCGGCCCCCACTTCATGTCCAGCCCCTACAACTACAAGATGTACAG CTCCGGGAAGGTGGTCCCCGGCTGCAAAGTCAAGCTGGTGAACCAAGACGCCGATGGCATCGGTGAGATCTGCTTGTGGGGTAGGACCATCTTCATGGGTTATTTAAACATGGAGGAGAAGACGAAAGAAGCGGTGGATGAGGATGGCTGGCTCCACACCGGAGACCTGGGCAAGTTGGACAAGGATGGTTTCCTCTACATCACTGGAAGGCTCAAAG AGTTAATCATTACGGCTGGAGGTGAGAATGTGCCTCCAGTACCCATTGAGGAAGCAGTGAAGATCGAGCTGCCAATTATTAGCAATGCCATGCTGATTGGAGACCAGAAGAAATTCTtatctatgttgctgactttaaAG TGTACTCTGGATCCAGATACCTCGGATCCCACGGACATCCTGACGGAGCAGGCTGTCGAGTTCTGCCAGAAAATTGGCAGTAGAGCCACCAGAGTGTCTGAAATCGTAGGAGGGAAAGACGGGGCCGTTTACCAAGCTATTCAAGAGGGCATCGAGAGAGTCAACATGAACGCAGCTGCCCACGCTTATTATATCCAAAAATGGACAATTCTGGAAAGGGATTTCTCCATTTCTGGTGGAGAATTTG gCCCCACGATgaaactgaagcgacttgccgttCTCGACAAGTACAAAGATGAAATCGATTCATTTTACAGAGAACCAAAAAATTAA
- the IDH3A gene encoding isocitrate dehydrogenase [NAD] subunit alpha, mitochondrial isoform X2, giving the protein MAAPAWIPKVSRLLGAFSNSKQVTRGLASGVQTVTLIPGDGIGPEISAAVMKIFDAAKAPIQWEERNVTAIQGPGGKWMIPPDAKESMDKNKMGLKGPLKTPIAAGHPSMNLLLRKTFDLYANVRPCVSIEGYKTPYTDVNIVTIRENTEGEYSGIEHLIVDGVVQSIKLITEEASKRIAEFAFEYARNNHRSNVTAVHKANIMRMSDGLFLQKCREVAENCKDIKFNEMYLDTVCLNMVQDPSQFDVLVMPNLYGDILSDLCAGLIGGLGVTPSGNIGANGVAIFESVHGTAPDIAGKDMANPTALLLSAVMMLRHMGLYSHADRIEAACFATIKDGKSLTKDLGGNAKCSDFTSEICRRVLDLD; this is encoded by the exons GGT GTGCAGACAGTAACGCTAATCCCAGGAGATGGTATCGGGCCAGAAATTTCCGCTGCTGTTATGAAGATTTTTGATGCTGCCAAA GCTCCAATCCAGTGGGAAGAGAGAAATGTGACTGCTATCCAAGGACCAGGAGGGAAATGGATGATTCCTCCAGATGCCAAAGAATCTATGGATAAAAACAAGATGGGACTGAAAG GCCCCTTGAAAACTCCAATAGCAGCTGGGCACCCTTCGATGAATCTGCTGCTGCGTAAAACGTTTGACCTTTATGCAAACGTCCGTCCGTGCGTCTCAATCGAAGGCTATAAGACCCCTTACACCGATGTAAATATTGTCACGATTCGAGAGAACACAgaaggagagtacagtggaattgaGCATTTG ATTGTTGACGGGGTTGTACAGAGTATCAAACTCATCACCGAGGAAGCGAGCAAGCGCATAGCTGAGTTTGCTTTTGAGTATGCCAGAAACAATCATAGGAGCAACGTCACCGCTGTCCACAAAGCAAATATTAT GCGAATGTCAGATGGACTGTTTCTGCAAAAATGCAGGGAAGTTGCAGAAAACTGTAAAGACATAAAATTTAATGAGATGTACCTCGATACTGTATGCTTGAAT ATGGTCCAAGATCCATCCCAGTTTGACGTTCTTGTTATGCCAAATTTGTATGGAGACATTCTCAG cgacTTGTGTGCAGGATTGATTGGTGGTCTTGGTGTAACCCCAAGTGGAAACATTGGAGCTAACGGTGTTGCGATATTTGAATCG GTTCACGGGACAGCCCCCGATATTGCTGGAAAGGATATGGCAAATCCTACGGCTCTCCTGCTCAGTGCCGTGATGATGCTACGTCACATGGGGTTGTACAGCCATGCCGATAGAATCGAGGCTGCGTGTTTTGCTACAATTAAAGATGGAAAG AGCTTGAcaaaagatttgggagggaatgcCAAGTGCTCAGACTTCACCTCAGAGATCTGTCGCCGAGTGCTAGACTTAGATTAA